A region from the Simiduia sp. 21SJ11W-1 genome encodes:
- the tilS gene encoding tRNA lysidine(34) synthetase TilS, with product MNNSSGAKPAASRPDWLAAFGERLRRDFPDVFAAQKLSVALSGGLDSAVLLHLLAGLGLPVHAIHVNHQLSPNADAWQSHCEQLCASLDVPFEAHRVTVAARGRGLEDAARASRYQVFEQALAHGGLLVTAHHQDDQAETLLLRLLRGAGVEGMGAMAARRPLAAGELVRPLLAVPRKQLEQWAHTLGVRYVEDESNSDEALDRNYLRHRVLPLLHERWPAAARQLAAAAELSGESRVLLADLAELDAARLDAARLDAARLDAARLDAARLDAARLDIRPERLGESIDLAVLAGLSALRQKNLVRHWLAQRSLVLSRVQLAQLLQLWLVAEADTQPQLLLATPGGQVRFYRYQRRGYLIRLGHSKGDAASWSLPAGPLYPERSYRFNTALGVMGLAMRAASTGLALPDAGHWWLRSRQAGDRCQPAHRNRSQTLKKCLQESGLVPWLRPMTPLVCNPQNPQQIWAAGDLWLDRDAPLAEAGGYQLHWWFEGDL from the coding sequence TTGAACAATTCTTCAGGCGCTAAGCCAGCGGCCAGCAGGCCAGATTGGCTGGCGGCTTTCGGCGAGCGCCTGCGGCGCGATTTTCCCGATGTGTTCGCCGCCCAAAAGCTTTCTGTGGCCCTGTCTGGTGGGCTGGATTCTGCCGTGCTTTTACATCTGTTGGCTGGGCTCGGTTTGCCGGTACATGCCATTCACGTCAATCACCAGTTATCCCCCAACGCCGATGCCTGGCAATCACACTGTGAACAGCTGTGTGCGTCGCTCGATGTGCCCTTTGAGGCCCACAGGGTAACGGTGGCAGCGCGTGGTCGCGGGTTGGAAGATGCAGCCAGAGCCAGCCGGTATCAGGTGTTTGAACAGGCCCTTGCCCACGGGGGCCTACTCGTTACCGCGCATCACCAGGATGATCAGGCCGAAACCTTGCTGTTGCGATTGCTGCGTGGTGCCGGAGTGGAAGGTATGGGGGCCATGGCGGCCAGACGGCCATTGGCCGCCGGCGAATTGGTGCGCCCGCTGCTAGCCGTGCCCCGCAAACAGCTTGAGCAATGGGCGCATACGTTGGGCGTGCGCTACGTTGAAGATGAAAGCAATTCCGATGAGGCGCTTGATCGCAACTACCTGCGCCATCGGGTGCTCCCATTGCTGCATGAAAGGTGGCCGGCCGCAGCCCGCCAATTGGCAGCCGCAGCCGAATTAAGCGGTGAATCCCGGGTGCTGCTGGCAGACCTTGCCGAACTTGACGCAGCCCGGCTTGACGCAGCCCGGCTGGACGCAGCCCGGCTGGACGCAGCCCGGCTGGACGCAGCCCGGCTGGACGCAGCCCGGCTTGACATACGGCCCGAGCGTTTGGGTGAATCCATTGATCTGGCGGTGCTGGCGGGCTTGTCTGCGCTGCGACAAAAAAATCTGGTGCGCCATTGGTTGGCGCAGCGATCGTTGGTGTTGAGCCGGGTGCAATTGGCGCAACTGCTCCAACTTTGGCTGGTAGCCGAGGCAGACACACAGCCCCAGTTGCTATTGGCCACGCCCGGTGGTCAGGTGCGATTTTACCGCTACCAGCGGCGCGGTTATCTCATCCGGCTGGGCCATAGCAAAGGCGACGCCGCCTCATGGTCACTGCCGGCCGGGCCTTTGTATCCAGAGCGTAGCTATCGCTTTAATACAGCCTTGGGTGTTATGGGGCTGGCAATGCGCGCAGCAAGCACGGGGCTGGCTCTGCCCGATGCTGGCCATTGGTGGTTGCGCAGCCGGCAGGCGGGCGACAGGTGCCAGCCCGCGCACCGCAATCGCTCCCAAACGCTTAAAAAGTGCCTGCAGGAATCCGGACTGGTGCCCTGGCTACGCCCCATGACGCCCTTGGTGTGCAACCCTCAAAACCCGCAACAGATTTGGGCGGCGGGTGATCTTTGGCTCGACCGGGACGCGCCTCTGGCAGAGGCAGGTGGCTACCAATTGCACTGGTGGTTTGAGGGTGATTTGTAA
- a CDS encoding CTP synthase — MTRYIFVTGGVVSSLGKGIASASLGAILEARGLKVTIMKLDPYINVDPGTMSPFQHGEVYVTGDGAETDLDLGHYERFLKSQMTRRNNFTTGRVYETVLRKERRGDYLGGTVQVIPHITDEIKRRVLEGGSDYDIALVEIGGTVGDIESQPFLEAVRQMKVEMGSNRALLIHLTLVPYIATAGETKTKPTQHSVKELRSIGLQPDVLLCRSEVEVDEDSRRKISLFTNVEARAVVPLPDCDTIYRIPGLLQSHGLDNFVTERFGLDCPAADLSEWEAVIDGKLNPEREVTVAMVGKYMDLLDAYKSLNESLSHAGIHTKTKVNVNYIDAEDVEKEGTRLLESADAILVPGGFGERGVEGKLMAVRYARENKVPYLGICLGMQSAVIEFARNVVGLEGANSTEFNKKAEHPVVGLITEWIDKEGKRETRDESSDLGGTMRLGAQECRLVAGSKIRDIYNADVIVERHRHRFEVNNNYVDQLQKAGLKIGGWSADDTLVETVEIEDHPWFVACQFHPEFTSKPREGHPLFTGYIKAAIAHSGK; from the coding sequence ATGACCCGTTATATATTCGTTACCGGTGGCGTTGTTTCCTCACTGGGTAAAGGCATTGCCTCCGCTTCATTGGGTGCCATTCTCGAAGCCCGTGGCCTGAAGGTCACCATCATGAAGCTGGACCCATACATCAACGTAGATCCGGGCACCATGAGCCCGTTCCAGCACGGCGAGGTGTATGTCACCGGCGACGGCGCCGAAACCGATCTCGACCTGGGTCACTATGAGCGTTTTCTGAAAAGCCAGATGACGCGCCGCAATAACTTCACCACCGGGCGGGTGTACGAAACCGTGCTGCGCAAAGAGCGCCGCGGCGACTACCTGGGCGGCACTGTGCAGGTGATTCCGCACATTACGGATGAAATCAAGCGCCGGGTACTTGAAGGTGGCTCCGATTACGACATCGCACTGGTAGAAATTGGCGGCACCGTGGGTGATATTGAATCCCAGCCGTTTTTGGAAGCCGTGCGCCAGATGAAAGTGGAAATGGGCAGCAATCGCGCGTTGCTGATTCACCTCACATTGGTGCCCTATATCGCCACCGCCGGTGAAACCAAAACCAAACCCACCCAGCACTCGGTAAAAGAGCTGCGCTCAATCGGCCTGCAGCCAGACGTGTTGTTGTGCCGCTCGGAAGTGGAAGTGGATGAAGATTCGCGCCGCAAGATCAGCTTGTTTACCAACGTGGAAGCGCGCGCTGTGGTGCCGCTACCCGATTGCGACACCATTTACCGCATACCGGGCCTGCTGCAGAGCCACGGACTGGATAACTTCGTTACCGAGCGCTTCGGCCTGGATTGCCCGGCGGCGGATCTGTCCGAGTGGGAGGCGGTCATCGACGGCAAGCTCAACCCGGAGCGCGAAGTGACCGTGGCCATGGTGGGCAAATATATGGACTTGCTCGATGCCTATAAATCCCTCAACGAATCCCTGAGCCACGCCGGCATTCACACCAAAACAAAAGTGAATGTGAATTACATTGATGCCGAAGACGTAGAAAAAGAAGGCACCAGGCTTTTGGAATCGGCCGATGCCATTCTTGTGCCGGGCGGCTTTGGTGAGCGCGGTGTGGAAGGTAAATTGATGGCCGTGCGCTACGCCCGTGAAAACAAAGTGCCTTACCTCGGCATTTGTTTGGGCATGCAATCGGCGGTTATTGAGTTTGCCCGCAATGTGGTAGGCCTTGAAGGCGCCAATTCGACAGAATTCAACAAAAAGGCCGAGCACCCCGTGGTGGGCTTGATTACCGAGTGGATTGATAAAGAAGGCAAGCGCGAAACCCGCGATGAATCTTCAGATCTTGGTGGCACCATGCGTTTGGGTGCACAGGAGTGCCGTTTGGTAGCCGGCTCCAAAATTCGCGATATCTACAATGCCGATGTGATTGTAGAACGCCACCGTCACCGCTTTGAGGTGAACAACAACTATGTGGATCAGCTGCAAAAAGCCGGATTGAAGATTGGCGGCTGGTCTGCCGACGACACCCTGGTTGAAACCGTAGAAATTGAAGATCACCCATGGTTTGTGGCCTGCCAGTTCCACCCGGAATTCACCTCCAAGCCCCGTGAAGGCCACCCGCTGTTTACCGGATACATCAAAGCGGCCATCGCCCACAGCGGCAAATAA
- the kdsA gene encoding 3-deoxy-8-phosphooctulonate synthase produces MSKTIKLGDISLANDAPFVLFGGMNVLESRDMAMQVAEKYVEVTQKLGIPYVFKASFDKANRSSIHSYRGPGMDAGLKIFQEIKSTFNVPVITDVHEIYQCQPVAEVADVIQLPAFLARQTDLVEAMAKTGAVVNIKKPQFLSPSQMKNIVEKFRECGNEQVILCDRGTCFGYDNLVVDMLGFRTMKEVSGGAPVIFDVTHALQCRDPSGAASGGRRHQVAELARSGMALGLAGLFLEAHPNPDQAKCDGPSALPLDKLEPFLSQVKAVDDLVKNLPDLNID; encoded by the coding sequence ATGAGTAAGACCATTAAGCTTGGCGATATCTCGCTTGCAAACGATGCCCCCTTCGTACTGTTTGGTGGCATGAATGTGTTGGAATCCCGTGATATGGCCATGCAAGTGGCAGAAAAATACGTAGAAGTGACTCAAAAACTGGGTATCCCCTACGTGTTCAAGGCCTCCTTCGACAAAGCCAACCGTTCGTCTATTCACTCCTACCGTGGCCCGGGTATGGATGCGGGCCTCAAAATTTTTCAGGAAATCAAAAGCACATTTAATGTGCCGGTGATTACCGATGTGCACGAAATTTACCAGTGCCAACCCGTAGCCGAGGTGGCAGACGTTATTCAACTGCCCGCGTTTTTGGCGCGCCAAACGGATTTGGTAGAAGCCATGGCCAAAACCGGCGCGGTGGTAAACATTAAAAAGCCGCAGTTTCTAAGCCCTTCGCAAATGAAAAACATCGTGGAAAAATTTCGCGAGTGCGGCAACGAGCAAGTGATTCTGTGCGATCGCGGTACCTGTTTTGGTTACGATAACCTGGTAGTGGATATGCTGGGTTTCCGTACCATGAAAGAGGTCAGTGGTGGTGCGCCGGTTATCTTTGATGTAACCCACGCCTTGCAATGCCGCGATCCTTCAGGTGCAGCCTCCGGTGGCCGTCGTCACCAGGTGGCAGAGCTTGCGCGCAGTGGTATGGCGCTGGGCCTTGCGGGCTTGTTTCTGGAAGCGCACCCCAACCCCGATCAAGCCAAATGCGATGGCCCCAGTGCGCTGCCGCTCGACAAACTCGAACCCTTTTTAAGCCAAGTTAAAGCGGTGGATGATTTAGTAAAAAATCTTCCCGATTTAAATATTGATTAA
- the eno gene encoding phosphopyruvate hydratase — protein sequence MTKIVDVRAFEVLDSRGNPTVNADVILEGGIVGTACAPSGASTGSREALELRDGDKSRYLGKGVLTAVANINDTIKGLLVGMDVEDQRALDDAMIKADGTDNKSKLGANAILAVSLAAAKAAAQAKGVPLYAHIADVNGTPGKYTMPVPMMNIINGGEHADNNVDIQEFMIQPVKAASFTEALRQGAEIFHALKKVLSERGLSTAVGDEGGFAPNLPSNEAALQVIAEAVEKAGYKLGEEITLALDCASSEFYKDGKYNMAGEGKIFSAPEFADYLTELANKYPILSIEDGMDESDWDGWADLTNKAGEKVQLVGDDLFVTNTKILREGIEKKIANSILIKFNQIGSLSETLDAIKMAQDAGYTAVISHRSGETEDTTIADLAVATAAGQIKTGSLCRSDRVAKYNRLIRIEAELGANAPYRGRAEFKA from the coding sequence ATGACAAAGATTGTTGACGTTCGCGCGTTTGAAGTACTTGATAGCCGCGGCAATCCCACCGTGAATGCGGACGTAATCCTCGAAGGCGGCATTGTGGGCACAGCCTGCGCGCCAAGCGGCGCCTCAACCGGCTCACGCGAAGCCCTTGAGCTGCGCGATGGCGACAAGTCCCGCTACCTGGGCAAGGGCGTACTAACCGCCGTTGCCAACATTAACGACACCATCAAAGGTTTGCTGGTGGGCATGGATGTTGAAGACCAGCGCGCACTCGACGACGCCATGATCAAAGCCGACGGCACCGACAACAAATCCAAGCTTGGCGCCAACGCCATTCTGGCGGTGTCTCTGGCGGCGGCCAAGGCGGCTGCGCAAGCTAAAGGTGTGCCTTTGTACGCGCACATTGCCGATGTTAACGGCACTCCCGGTAAGTACACCATGCCCGTGCCGATGATGAACATCATCAACGGCGGCGAGCACGCAGACAACAACGTAGACATTCAAGAATTCATGATCCAGCCTGTGAAGGCTGCAAGCTTCACCGAAGCGCTGCGCCAGGGTGCCGAAATTTTCCACGCCCTGAAAAAAGTATTGAGCGAGCGCGGCTTGTCTACAGCAGTTGGTGATGAGGGCGGTTTCGCTCCTAACTTGCCTTCCAACGAAGCGGCACTCCAGGTAATCGCCGAAGCCGTTGAAAAAGCCGGTTACAAATTGGGTGAAGAAATTACCCTGGCGCTGGATTGTGCATCATCTGAGTTTTACAAAGATGGCAAGTACAACATGGCGGGTGAAGGCAAGATCTTCAGCGCACCGGAATTCGCCGACTACCTCACCGAGCTTGCCAACAAGTACCCCATTTTGTCTATTGAAGACGGCATGGATGAAAGCGACTGGGATGGCTGGGCCGACCTCACCAATAAAGCCGGTGAAAAAGTACAGCTCGTGGGTGATGACCTGTTTGTAACCAACACCAAGATTCTGCGTGAAGGTATCGAGAAGAAAATCGCCAACTCTATCCTGATCAAGTTCAACCAGATCGGTTCGCTGTCTGAAACCTTAGATGCCATCAAAATGGCACAGGACGCCGGTTACACTGCGGTTATCTCCCACCGCTCCGGTGAAACCGAAGACACCACCATTGCCGATCTGGCAGTGGCAACCGCTGCCGGCCAGATTAAAACCGGTTCACTGTGCCGCTCTGATCGCGTAGCCAAGTACAACCGCTTGATCCGCATTGAGGCCGAGCTGGGCGCCAATGCGCCTTACCGTGGCCGCGCTGAATTCAAGGCGTAA
- the ftsB gene encoding cell division protein FtsB, with product MKWLLPILVLLLAALQYRLWVGEGSYAEVARLEAAIERQRVENDKMRERNRVLAVEVRELKNGLDAIEERARLEMGMIKEGESFYMLVEPEPEARK from the coding sequence ATGAAATGGCTACTTCCCATATTGGTTTTACTGCTGGCGGCCCTGCAATACCGCCTGTGGGTGGGTGAGGGCAGTTATGCCGAGGTGGCACGCCTGGAGGCCGCCATTGAGCGCCAGCGGGTTGAAAACGACAAAATGCGTGAACGCAATCGCGTACTGGCTGTTGAGGTGCGCGAGCTAAAAAATGGCCTGGATGCCATTGAAGAACGCGCACGGCTGGAAATGGGCATGATCAAAGAGGGCGAGTCCTTTTACATGCTGGTTGAACCCGAGCCGGAAGCACGCAAATGA
- the ispD gene encoding 2-C-methyl-D-erythritol 4-phosphate cytidylyltransferase, with amino-acid sequence MSALWVVVPAAGIGSRMQAAMPKQYLPLAGRTVIEHTLERLLAIESLAGLIVALHPDDAHFHHLPLSSNPRITPITGGAERADSVRRALSALCTKAGPDDWVLVHDAARPCITPEVLNSFVARVLQSASHTHCGAILAAPVADTLKRVGEGATIAETVDRRGLWAAQTPQMFRYQALQNALVQAQNSGLVITDEASAIEGAGLSAMVVNGPSDNLKITRPEDLPLAELILQAQKQSDRS; translated from the coding sequence ATGAGTGCCCTATGGGTAGTGGTACCGGCTGCCGGTATTGGTTCACGCATGCAAGCGGCTATGCCAAAACAATACCTGCCGTTGGCCGGGCGTACTGTGATAGAGCACACCCTGGAGCGCTTGCTGGCCATCGAATCCCTAGCAGGCCTCATTGTGGCCCTGCATCCGGACGATGCGCACTTCCACCATTTGCCCCTTTCGAGCAATCCGCGCATTACGCCCATTACCGGCGGTGCCGAGCGTGCCGATTCCGTGCGCCGCGCCTTGAGCGCGCTCTGCACCAAAGCCGGCCCGGATGATTGGGTGCTGGTACATGATGCGGCGCGCCCGTGTATTACGCCCGAGGTATTGAACAGTTTTGTTGCACGGGTACTGCAGTCGGCTAGCCACACCCATTGTGGCGCGATACTGGCAGCCCCTGTGGCCGATACGCTAAAGCGTGTGGGCGAGGGCGCAACCATTGCCGAAACGGTAGACCGCCGCGGGCTGTGGGCTGCCCAAACCCCGCAGATGTTTCGCTATCAGGCGCTCCAAAACGCCTTGGTGCAGGCGCAAAATTCGGGCCTTGTAATTACTGATGAAGCCAGTGCCATTGAGGGCGCAGGCCTTAGTGCAATGGTAGTGAATGGCCCCAGTGATAATCTAAAAATTACCCGGCCTGAGGATCTGCCCTTGGCGGAGTTAATTTTGCAGGCTCAAAAACAAAGTGACAGGTCATGA
- the ispF gene encoding 2-C-methyl-D-erythritol 2,4-cyclodiphosphate synthase, which yields MRIGNGYDVHAFGEGDKIVLGGVMIPYERGLIAHSDGDVLLHALADALLGACALGDIGKHFPDTDAQFKNADSRALLRMVYAKVKALGYQLVNADMTIVAQAPKMAPYISRMAEHIAADLEAGVGQVNVKATTTERLGFTGRKEGIACYAVVLLGPRT from the coding sequence ATGAGAATAGGTAACGGCTACGATGTGCACGCCTTTGGCGAGGGCGACAAAATTGTGCTCGGTGGTGTGATGATTCCCTACGAGCGCGGTTTGATTGCCCACTCAGATGGCGATGTATTGCTGCATGCGCTCGCCGATGCGCTGCTGGGTGCCTGCGCCTTGGGCGACATTGGCAAACACTTCCCCGATACCGATGCCCAGTTTAAAAACGCCGATAGCCGCGCGCTGTTGCGCATGGTGTACGCCAAGGTGAAAGCGCTGGGTTATCAGTTGGTGAATGCCGATATGACCATCGTGGCCCAGGCACCCAAAATGGCGCCCTACATCAGCCGAATGGCCGAGCACATCGCCGCCGATTTAGAGGCCGGTGTGGGCCAGGTAAATGTGAAGGCCACCACCACAGAGCGCTTGGGGTTTACCGGCCGCAAAGAAGGCATCGCCTGCTACGCGGTAGTGCTGTTGGGCCCACGCACGTGA
- the truD gene encoding tRNA pseudouridine(13) synthase TruD, whose protein sequence is MNEFNLDFPRALGAPEVSAGFRVECEDFVVNEVLGFEPSNDGEHQLLEVIKRDDNTPWVAKQIAQIAGVKPMDVGYCGMKDRRAVTRQWFSVYLPKAQPLDWQALNTETTQLVRVARHHKKLRRGEHQANEFLIRLRDCQGDLAGVEQRLARIAEQGVPNYFGEQRFGRNASNLIAAEQAFAQAASEPEGARPRRSRKKGGRRPAAQGGAGMSVSAARSWLFNQVLAARVNASQWREPMAGEPNPEPSGPLWGRGRNPAGEALLALEDSVLTPWRNWCNSLEHAGLSQERRALCLQPQALRWHFEGQDLCLAFTLAPGQFATAVLREIAVLITPELAAE, encoded by the coding sequence GTGAACGAATTTAATCTGGATTTCCCCCGTGCGCTGGGCGCGCCAGAGGTAAGCGCAGGTTTTCGCGTTGAATGTGAAGACTTTGTGGTGAATGAAGTGCTGGGTTTTGAGCCTTCCAATGACGGCGAGCACCAGCTGCTTGAGGTGATCAAACGCGACGACAACACCCCCTGGGTGGCCAAGCAAATCGCGCAGATTGCCGGTGTAAAACCCATGGATGTGGGCTATTGCGGCATGAAAGACAGGCGCGCAGTTACCCGCCAGTGGTTCAGCGTGTATTTACCCAAAGCGCAACCTCTCGACTGGCAGGCATTGAATACTGAAACTACGCAACTTGTGCGCGTTGCCCGCCACCATAAAAAGCTGCGCCGCGGTGAGCATCAGGCCAATGAATTTTTAATCCGGCTGCGCGACTGCCAGGGCGATCTTGCCGGTGTGGAGCAGCGCCTTGCGCGTATTGCCGAGCAGGGCGTGCCGAATTATTTTGGAGAGCAGCGCTTTGGGCGCAATGCCAGTAATTTAATAGCGGCAGAGCAGGCCTTTGCGCAGGCGGCCAGTGAACCCGAGGGTGCGCGCCCGCGCCGCTCGCGCAAAAAAGGCGGCCGGCGCCCGGCCGCGCAAGGCGGTGCAGGCATGAGTGTGTCGGCGGCGCGCTCTTGGTTATTCAACCAGGTACTCGCAGCGCGGGTTAACGCCAGCCAATGGCGCGAGCCCATGGCCGGCGAGCCAAATCCTGAACCCTCAGGCCCGCTTTGGGGGCGCGGGCGCAATCCGGCAGGCGAGGCGCTGCTGGCATTGGAAGATTCGGTGCTCACACCATGGCGCAACTGGTGCAATAGCCTCGAGCACGCAGGGCTTTCCCAGGAGCGCCGGGCCTTGTGCCTGCAGCCGCAGGCGTTGCGCTGGCACTTCGAGGGCCAGGATCTGTGTTTGGCTTTTACCTTGGCGCCGGGCCAATTTGCCACGGCGGTGCTGCGTGAAATCGCAGTGCTGATCACGCCTGAGCTGGCCGCTGAATAA
- a CDS encoding protein-L-isoaspartate(D-aspartate) O-methyltransferase, which translates to MTSQRTRERLIQRLMDQGVSNEQVLDIIRNTPRHIFLDEALSHRAYEDSSLPIGFGQTLSQPYIVARMTELLVGAAAKLDKVLEIGTGSGYQTVVLAQLVKQLYSVERIKPLQDKARERIRTLGLRNVFLRHADGGFGWPEQGPFDAILSAAAPRTVPEGLKKQLAPNGVLVIPVGGDQQELQLVMRDGDTDTFVTRTIEPVKFVPLLSGTTR; encoded by the coding sequence ATGACCTCCCAGCGCACCCGAGAGCGTCTGATTCAGCGGCTGATGGATCAGGGTGTTTCAAACGAACAGGTGTTAGATATTATTCGCAACACCCCGCGCCATATATTTCTGGACGAGGCGCTCTCCCATCGCGCCTACGAAGATTCCTCCCTGCCTATTGGCTTCGGCCAAACCCTGTCGCAACCCTATATCGTGGCCCGCATGACGGAACTCCTGGTGGGCGCCGCTGCCAAACTGGATAAAGTGTTGGAAATCGGCACCGGCTCCGGTTACCAGACTGTGGTACTCGCCCAGTTGGTAAAGCAGCTCTACAGTGTGGAGCGCATTAAGCCATTGCAGGATAAAGCCCGTGAGCGCATTCGCACATTGGGGTTGCGCAACGTTTTCTTGCGCCACGCCGATGGTGGCTTTGGTTGGCCCGAGCAGGGCCCGTTTGATGCCATCTTGAGTGCCGCCGCACCGCGCACAGTGCCGGAGGGGCTCAAAAAACAGCTGGCCCCTAACGGTGTGCTGGTTATTCCCGTGGGAGGCGATCAACAGGAGTTGCAATTAGTGATGCGCGATGGCGATACCGACACCTTCGTCACCCGCACTATTGAACCCGTTAAATTTGTGCCGTTGCTCTCTGGTACAACCCGATAA
- a CDS encoding DUF368 domain-containing protein: MKAAFKRYLPVYLKGMAMGAADVVPGVSGGTVAFVTGIYDDFINALRAIRPATFSVLLKEGPASAWRAINGNFLLAVVAGIATSLFTFAGIISYCLATYPLLVWSLFFGLIFASSVYMYRQLEQRGRAEWVFLIIGLLFAWGVSLVRPTEFPPYDWMLFFAGALAICAMILPGISGSFILLLIGAYPLFLHALKTPDLPMLGFFLAGCVTGLLLFSHVLGYLLAHFRARTLALLTGFLFGSLSVIWPWKHVVQTRVNSKGETVPFIQENVMPLQYEALAGQQSQWELCVLMMLAGCVLVWGIEWVAGVVARRSTSDPKKSSDDRNSFTN, encoded by the coding sequence ATGAAAGCAGCCTTCAAGCGCTATCTCCCCGTGTATTTAAAAGGTATGGCGATGGGGGCGGCTGATGTGGTGCCCGGTGTGTCTGGCGGCACAGTGGCCTTCGTTACCGGCATCTATGATGACTTTATCAATGCGTTGCGGGCCATCAGGCCCGCCACATTTTCCGTGTTATTAAAAGAAGGCCCCGCCAGCGCCTGGCGCGCCATTAACGGGAATTTCCTGCTGGCAGTGGTGGCGGGCATTGCCACCAGCCTGTTTACCTTTGCCGGTATTATCAGTTATTGCCTGGCAACCTATCCGCTGCTGGTGTGGTCGCTGTTTTTTGGTTTGATTTTCGCCTCCTCCGTCTACATGTATCGCCAGCTTGAACAGCGTGGCAGGGCCGAGTGGGTGTTTTTGATTATCGGGCTGTTATTTGCCTGGGGGGTAAGCCTGGTACGCCCCACGGAATTCCCCCCCTATGACTGGATGCTGTTCTTTGCCGGCGCCCTTGCCATCTGCGCCATGATTTTGCCAGGCATTTCCGGCAGCTTTATCCTGTTGCTCATTGGCGCCTACCCATTATTTTTGCACGCCCTTAAAACCCCGGATCTGCCCATGCTCGGGTTCTTTTTAGCAGGCTGTGTAACCGGATTGCTGCTGTTTTCCCATGTGCTCGGTTATCTGCTTGCACACTTTAGGGCCCGTACCCTGGCACTGCTTACGGGCTTTTTATTTGGCTCTTTAAGCGTCATTTGGCCCTGGAAGCATGTTGTGCAAACCCGTGTAAACAGCAAGGGCGAAACAGTGCCCTTTATTCAGGAAAATGTAATGCCCCTACAATACGAGGCGCTGGCAGGTCAGCAGTCGCAATGGGAGCTGTGTGTATTGATGATGCTCGCAGGCTGCGTGTTGGTATGGGGTATTGAATGGGTTGCTGGGGTGGTGGCACGTAGGTCTACCTCTGATCCGAAGAAATCCTCGGATGATCGTAATTCGTTCACAAACTAA
- a CDS encoding peptidoglycan DD-metalloendopeptidase family protein, with the protein MAVALALLLGLFGCASGGGGAPVSERTRPAPISGVDRHVVKPGDTLYSIAWRYGVDYKALSRRNGIGSSYTIYPGQIIYLDVDKKPVTAKSRPVVKRSPTTTQKPVAKMPAAKPVIPVKTAGMIGPVNWVWPAKGRIIRNYSPASGLNKGIDIEGRLGEPVHSAGAGTVVYAGDGLRGYGKLLIIKHDETYLSAYAHNSKLFVKEGDKVKGNQKIAEIGSSGTDTTKLHFEIRRKGQPVDPLKYLPKR; encoded by the coding sequence ATGGCAGTGGCGCTGGCGTTGCTTTTGGGGCTGTTTGGGTGCGCCTCGGGCGGTGGTGGTGCACCGGTATCGGAGCGCACGCGGCCTGCCCCTATTTCGGGCGTTGATCGCCATGTGGTAAAACCCGGCGATACCCTCTATTCGATCGCATGGCGCTATGGCGTTGATTATAAAGCACTTTCTCGCCGCAATGGCATTGGTAGCAGCTACACAATTTACCCGGGCCAAATAATTTACCTCGATGTCGATAAAAAACCAGTGACTGCCAAGTCACGCCCAGTAGTAAAAAGAAGCCCGACCACAACACAGAAGCCCGTGGCCAAAATGCCAGCCGCTAAACCTGTCATTCCTGTCAAGACTGCAGGTATGATAGGTCCGGTAAACTGGGTCTGGCCAGCGAAAGGGAGAATCATTCGCAATTACTCCCCGGCCAGTGGGCTGAATAAAGGGATTGATATTGAAGGGCGTTTAGGAGAGCCTGTGCATTCCGCTGGCGCAGGCACCGTTGTTTACGCCGGCGATGGATTAAGGGGTTACGGCAAGTTGCTCATCATCAAACACGATGAAACTTACCTAAGCGCTTATGCACACAACAGCAAATTATTCGTTAAAGAGGGAGATAAAGTTAAAGGCAATCAGAAAATTGCCGAAATAGGGTCAAGTGGTACTGATACCACAAAGCTTCACTTTGAAATCAGACGCAAAGGACAACCGGTAGATCCGCTCAAATACTTACCAAAGCGGTGA